From the Melospiza georgiana isolate bMelGeo1 chromosome 25, bMelGeo1.pri, whole genome shotgun sequence genome, one window contains:
- the LOC131093453 gene encoding class II histocompatibility antigen, B-L beta chain-like encodes MGRGAAAGALLAALVVLGAPPAAGAQVSGVFQLMFKCECYFIYGTETVRFVERYIYNREQFVMFDSDVGLHVGFTPYGERFARKMNSDPARLEYARTALDWYCRYNYDYYTPITVERRVSPSVSISLVPPSSSQPGPGRLLCSVMDFYPAAIQVRWFQGQQELSEHVVATDVVPNGDWTYQLLVLLETPPRRGLSYSCQVEHVSLEQPLRRHWEMPPDAARSKMLTGIGGFVFGFVFLALGLGFSLRKKSS; translated from the exons atGGGGCGAGGGGCGGcagctggggccctgctggcggcactggtggtgctgggagcccCCCCGGCTGCGGGCGCCCAGGTCTCGG GGGTGTTTCAGCTCATGTTTAAGTGCGAGTGTTACTTCATTTACGGCACGGAAACGGTAAGGTTCGTGGAGAGGTACATCTACAACCGGGAGCAGTTCGTGATGTTCGACAGCGACGTGGGGCTGCACGTGGGGTTCACCCCCTATGGGGAGAGGTTTGCCAGGAAGATGAACAGCGACCCGGCTAGACTGGAGTACGCACGGACTGCGCTGGACTGGTACTGCCGGTACAACTACGACTATTACACCCCGATCACCGTGGAGCGCCGAG tgtcccccagcgTGTCCATCTCGCTGGTGCCCCCCTCGAgctcccagcccggccccggccgcctgctctgctccgtgatggatttctaccctgctgccatccaggtGAGGTGgttccagggccagcaggagctctcGGAGCACGTGGTGGCCACCGACGTAGTCCCCAACGGGGACTGGACCtaccagctgctggtgctgctggaaacgCCGCCCCGGCGCGGGCTCAGCTACAGCTGCCAGGTGGAGCAcgtcagcctggagcagcccctgaggcGGCACTGGG AGATGCCGCCGGACGCCGCCCGCAGCAAGATGCTGACGGGCATCGGGGGCTTCGTCTTTGGCTTCGTCTTCCTGGCGCTGGGGCTCGGCTTCTCCCTGCGCAAGAAG agctcctga